A part of Lacibacter sp. H407 genomic DNA contains:
- the mqnE gene encoding aminofutalosine synthase MqnE yields the protein MQTGIEAILKGNRISTELQQIADKIYNEQRISEEDAVLLFEKASLPFLGALANFVRERMHGDTTYFNRNFHIEPTNVCVFSCNFCSYSKLYAKRDEGWELSIDQMLHMVKKYDGVPVTEVHIVGGVHPKMDLQFFADLLKAIKDHRPDLHIKAFTAVEYDYMFRKAKVSAEEGLKILISHGLDSIPGGGAEIFHPEIREKICADKVDGDGWLNIHATAHKLGLHSNATMLYGHIEQYWHRVDHMSRLRNLQDETKGFQTFIPLKFRNQDNDMSNVAESTVVEDMKMYAIARLFLDNFPHIKAYWPMLGRHNAQMTLSFGVNDIDGTIDDTTKIYSMAGSEEQTPTMTTEQLVALIKQVNRKPVERDTLYNVVKDYSEVTVAEEAGFSSN from the coding sequence ATGCAAACAGGAATTGAAGCAATATTGAAAGGTAACCGCATCAGTACAGAGCTGCAACAGATAGCCGATAAAATTTATAACGAACAACGCATCAGTGAAGAAGATGCAGTGTTGTTATTCGAAAAAGCAAGTCTCCCCTTTTTAGGTGCGTTGGCAAATTTTGTACGGGAACGCATGCATGGCGATACCACTTACTTCAATCGCAATTTTCATATTGAACCTACCAATGTATGTGTGTTCAGTTGTAATTTCTGTTCGTATTCCAAACTGTATGCAAAGCGTGATGAAGGTTGGGAACTGAGTATTGACCAGATGTTGCACATGGTAAAAAAGTATGATGGTGTTCCGGTAACAGAAGTTCATATTGTGGGTGGCGTACATCCGAAAATGGATCTGCAGTTTTTTGCTGATCTGTTGAAAGCAATTAAAGATCATCGTCCTGATCTGCACATCAAAGCGTTTACTGCTGTTGAATACGATTATATGTTCCGTAAAGCAAAAGTGAGTGCAGAAGAAGGATTGAAAATATTGATCAGTCATGGTTTGGATTCAATACCCGGTGGTGGTGCTGAAATTTTCCATCCGGAGATACGTGAAAAAATTTGTGCCGATAAAGTGGATGGAGATGGTTGGTTGAATATTCATGCCACTGCACACAAACTTGGTTTGCACAGCAATGCCACCATGTTGTACGGACATATTGAACAATACTGGCATCGGGTGGATCACATGAGCCGCTTACGAAACCTGCAGGATGAAACAAAGGGCTTTCAAACATTCATTCCGTTGAAGTTCCGCAACCAGGATAACGACATGAGTAATGTTGCTGAAAGCACCGTTGTGGAAGACATGAAAATGTATGCCATTGCCCGTTTGTTCTTAGATAACTTCCCACATATTAAAGCATATTGGCCCATGCTCGGCCGCCACAATGCACAAATGACCTTAAGCTTTGGTGTGAATGATATTGATGGCACCATTGATGATACAACGAAAATTTACAGCATGGCCGGTAGTGAAGAACAAACCCCTACCATGACCACCGAACAATTGGTTGCTCTCATTAAACAGGTAAACCGCAAACCAGTTGAGCGTGATACCTTGTACAATGTGGTGAAAGATTACAGCGAAGTAACGGTTGCAGAAGAAGCAGGATTTTCAAGTAATTAA